The stretch of DNA TTGTTAGCTGATTTTGAACTTAATTTTGGATCAGTTGCAGACACCAATTTTTTATGGATAGACTCTGATTTAGGAGGATATTTTACTTTGTATTGTTGTGTAAGCTATATATGGAGGTGACAGCCTTTAGGACTTTTATTGTTAAATTGATTAGGATTTGGGTTTGAAAGGGTAGTTCAGCACACATGGAATTTTCAGTTTGCCACAGGATTTTTTGCATAAAAAATTGTTTCTGTTttttcttggagatgctctaagctgTGAGGGATTGGTAATTCTTTATTACAACTATCTTACTGTTATTTCTTTCAAGCAAACTAAGTTAGGCTAGGTCAGTTTTCTTAATTCAGATTGTACTGCAACAACTTGAATGCTGCCGAGGACTAATTTGAGGGGGTTAATAGTTTCTCTTTGTTACCTGGCTGTTAGCTTGAGATCAATGCACTGTGTAGACAGTGCACGATCCAATCCTAGGATTGTCATAAAAAACATACTCTggattatatatataaaaaagaatgGGTTATGTTGAGCTTGGCTGTCAGAAGATGCATCTGCTGACACTTATATTGCTCTTATCCTTCAGGTTACTATCGTGCTCAAGATGTTTAGGCAAAAATTGATGTACCGGCACTACTAATTCCTGTGCTTGAAGAAACATTTTCCGGTATATCATCTTGTAAAAACCAATTTAGGGTTCATTGCAATATGGAAAGCGTTTTTATTCCTTTATCTGAATCATTCAATCATCAAGCAATGAGAGAAACTGAGTTGTGATGGTAGATTGTGAAATCCTGTTACTCCATATATGCTGCTCAACGTAAAAGGAATAAAAACAAACATAGCGTCTCATGTATAGCTAATGTTGCTGTAGATTTCAGGTTCTAGAGGGCTCCTGGGCTTGCCACTACGTACTGCAGATGCATACTATGCATGGCAAATGATGATCAAGCCTTGTCCACATGCCAACAGGTTCCCCTTTTTACTGCTCTAATCTGATTGAGTTAATATTACTTGCCATGGTCAGAGTTAATGTTAATTGCCGTGGTTTGGTCAAGGTATCAATTGTTATGTAATTCGAACTAGACAACTATGTCATCACTTCTGAACGTAGAAATGCCAATGATCAAGGCCATGTCAATGGTTTAGTGTATTGGTTGCTTCTTCTTGAATATTTGTCCAATTATAAACATTTTAGTTGAGTTTCAGAAGTTCAAAAACATAAAATTGCATTGATGTTGTTGCTCAAATGTACAATTTTGATTTATTTAGTGTATattattattacacataaataTTACATGTGTTGTTTTTTTAACCcgtagcgttagcacgggcCAACTCGTCAGTAATCACCGTGCAGCTGTGCTGGGACtgggaggaggacggtgaaAGAAGATAGACATggatgctggatgctggatgctggatgCCATCGTTCATTGCTGGATCCTGTCCTGTGGGCACGGCTGACGCACCACCCGCGCCGCGCCCATGGGCCATGGCCTCCCAGTCATGCAGCGTCGGGCGTGCAGTGCTTTCCCTGCCGGGCGCTGCTGCCACTCTGGGCAGCCAGCGCCACTGCGCCAGGCTATCTTTGCAACGGCCTTGCCGCCTGCCCGGCTGCGCCAAGAACCATCTTGCTTTGCCCCCTGCTAGGCAGGCCGTTGGCAATCACAGATCTACAATTTCATCTTTACTGATGTTTTTTTTCGGTTTCTTTTGAGACGCTTCTCGGATCTAAGGAAATTTGAGAACAAGAAGCCAATCGTACTCATTCCTGCAGAAAAATCGGACAAATGACACAAGTCTCAACTTTCAAGCGTGGTAAGCTCTTGTTCTTGAGCACAGGTGCATGATTCCCATCCCTTAGGCGTATTAGTAAAATATTTTGTATTACTGGGgctttaatttctttttttttttgaaaccttCGGGGCTTTAATTTCAAACATTGGTTTGTATTACTTCAGCTCCCCCCCCCTCTCATGTTTAATCTCATTCTAAAATTCCCAATAGTCTTATAAACTAAATGTTCCCAAATTTGTTACACCTATTTGAAGATGGAACAGCTGGTGAATACCTTTGATCTTCCCAAAAATGATAGGACAAGGTAAAGAAGTGCCGGAAATGTTTTTTCTAAAATTGTCATCCACCTATTTTGTTCATCACTAAATAAAAGACGCTGAAATGTTGATTAAATAATTTACATGTTAAATTTATTTGGACCATTAATGTTTGTATCGTAGGACatgttttccaaaaaaaatagtatatgCCTGGCACTGGGCACTGAACGTTGACAGCCGAGACATCGCAGacaattttttcttttctcaaacaAGAAATGTCAGACAATTAATTCTTAGACGCCATCGAAACATTGTATACAGTGTACAACTCGCAGAGCTTTGGACGGTACAATCCGGCAGTTAAAAGTTCGTACGCGCCACGCATGACCGACTTGATCTGAACGGGGAAGTCCGGCGGCCGGCCGTGCCGGTGGCGAGTCCCTGGGCTCGACTGCTGCGTTGCCTTGTCATTCGTCGACCATGGGCGCGGACTTGGGGAGCTGCTTCCCCTCCAGGAAGGACTTGAAGAGCACCAGGCCGCGGTCCGGCTGGTCGATGGGCACCATGTGCCCGGACCCGCGCACCGTCACCAACACCAGGCCCTTGTACTCGATCACGTACCCGGCGACCTGCCACGCGTCACCCATCCTTGTGGTCACCACACAACGAACGCTCTAGATAGAAGTCGGTGCTTATTAGGTTACCTCCAGGCCGTCGGTGGACCATGGGCGCCAGTCGGCGACGACGGGGAGCCCGAGCTTGTGCATCGACTGCTTGGTGGCGGTGACGGGGACCATGGCGTCCAGGTCGCCGCTGAAGATCCAGACGCGGATGCCGCTGTTGACGATGGCCTTGAGGTACGGCAGCATCGACCGGTAGGGCGAGTCCCCGAACTTGAACAGGTTGTAGTTGCTGCCTCTGTTGAGAGTTTGTTCCAACGAGTACTTAGCTTGCTCGATCGTGTAAGTGTGTGGGCCGTCGTGGCAACAAACGAAACCGGCCGTACATACCTGCATCTAGTCCACGAGTAGTTGAGCCCTGTGTTGGCGTGGATGAGCCTCTGCACCTCGGGCTGGTTGAGGTACGCGTCCACGTAGTACTGGGCGCAGGGGTCGGCCAGGTCCATGCAGTTGGAGCCGAcgggcttgaccttcttgtcgTGGCAGGTCCCGGCGTAGAGGTTGTACACGTCGATGTTGCCGAGCTGGTTGTAGGCCGTGTCCTTGGCCCCCGAGCAGAGCGGCGAGTTGTCGTCGATGCCCTTGCAGCTCTGCGCGATGAGCGTGTGCCCCGTGTCCGACAGGAACGCGTGCTGCCACAGGTACTCGTACAGcgtgctctgctccgccgcgaacTCCAGGATCGCGTTCCCAATCTGCAGCACCATGTTAGTCAGCAGCGCATGCATGATCTGCTAGCGCAGCGACTCCACCGGCATCACCAGCTACTTACGGAGATTCCTTTGAGGTTGATGGGGGTCTCCGCGGGGCGCGTGATCCTGGCGACCTGGATGGCGGTGGCGAGCTCCGGGATGTAGTGCCCGGCGTAGCTCTCGCCGACGATGAAGAAGTCGCGGCCCTTGTACTCGGGGAACCGGTCCAGCCACCTGAGCAGGAACTGCAGCGAGTCGCTCGCGGTCATGTTGTCGCCCATCACCTTGTACACCCCCGTGTCCGCTGCGTACGAGAAGCCCACGCCCACGGGGCTCTCCAGGTACAGCACGTTCGCCGCTGCACatcgccgcgtcgccgtcgttgGTTTCAGAACGCAAACACCACGACCGTACCGGGCGGTTCGGTTTGTCATTTGTGCAGAGGCCTCACCTGAGTTCCAGGTGTACTTGTTCTTGCAGAGGGTCTTGCCGTCCGTGTCCACGCGGAACGGCCCGATCTCCTGGAACGCTCCGATCCCAAACGACGAACAGCCAGGCCCTGCGTGCGTAAGAGACAGATCAATAAGACCCCGAGTGAGTGAATCTATAGATCATATGAACGGAGGACTCAAATTTTTCAGATTATAACTGCAAAGGTTGAGAATGCATGAAAAGAATTTCACCTCCATTGAGCCAGAGAACCAGCGGTTTTTTGGCAGCATCAGCGTCGGCCTCCACAAAGTAGTAGAAGAGCGACTTCCCGTATGTGTCATTGAGGCTGATGTAGCCGGAATACTGCTGGAGAACCGCACCCGACGGCTGCCCGGGCAACAGGGGGATCCTGTCCGCCTCCTTGgatccctcgccggcggcgagggcctgcCGCGAGAGCACGGAGATGACGATCGCGACGGAGAGGCGCAGCGCCATGGCGTTCGTCGCCGCCATCGTAGCTTCCGATGAAAACAAGTGCGTGGTGCCGGCGTGGATCTCGAGCTCCGGATTTATAGACAGAAACAGACTTTCGGGAGGCTAAATTTTGGGCTCGTTATAGTTGGTGCCCGTTCCACGAAACAGCCAGCGGTTTTAGCATGTCGAGATGTCTTTGCCAATTATAGGCCTGTCCTCTCACCCTTTGATGAGCAGGTGGTGGTTTTGTTCCAGCGATTTTAGCCCATTCGTTTGGTCGCTCGTATCTCTGTGCAATTGACACCTAAAGCCTTTAGTTACAATGCAGAGTTCAGTACTGCACGAAAAATACACTGGTATGGCGTTGGGTCATCATCGAGGACCATGGTTTTTGCAGAATTGCTTAGATAATTTTTGTATTGTTTAACAAGAGCGAGAGGTTAATGTTCGTCGGGAAAAAAAGCAAGAGATTAATGGTGTACAGAAGAGTCATGTGTACATGCAGAAGGTTAACAGAAGAGTCGGGAGAAAAAAAGCAAGAGATCAAACTTTTATGGCAAATATAACGACACTACATCCATTTTACTTCACTATACGTATGCTACATTTGCTGATGATGGCAAACATATATCTGTAGTGAATTTAATTCCGGTTTTTATTATGGTTTTGGTGAATGCGGATGAACTCATAGGAAAGTAATTGAAAAATATTTGTAAATGCATAAGATGGACTACGAAACAATGTAAGATATTTATGAgaacaattttttaaaaaaatacatcgATGTTAAATCTAatcatgaatattttttttctttcaccaATGAATTTTATGAAAATCTAATCATGTATCGAAGATCCCCATACCGTTGTACTTATTTTTGCAATCCGTTTCAAATTACCGACGTGAGATGTATCGCAACCAAAAGGCTCCAAGTTTTGAAGTCTTTCTCCAAATCTAGACAAGCAACTATCGAAGctagggatgtaaatggtacgAATATTTTTCGACCGACCGACCAACCAAGAGGTGTCGGATAGTGATTCGGATATTATTTTCGGATATCCGGATGTTTTTCGGATATCGGATAGGAATTCGGATACTTTATTCGGATATCGGATTCGGATACAATATGGGCAATATCTGGTTGGATAATCCGGATAGGTGATTCGGATATCAAATTCGGATAGTTTATAATATATATTAGtaaaaaattaatttaatatctaaaaatttataactaattcatttcaaatcagaaaaatattaaattggtaccaaaatttttctaaaaatataatctaCCTAGTTCCACTACTCTGGTTTTACAATGTAAAATATATACATTAATATAAATTGAATTTGTCTCTAAAAGTTTATAACTAATTCATTTGAAATCAGAAAAACATAAAATTAGCaccaaaaattttctaaaatataATCTACCTATTGCCACTCTATAGAAgttgaatcttatttattctTAATCTATTTTAAGAACTAAAGTCAAACTTTAGCAATGATTCGACGTTCCATTTTAATAAAAACTCAAATATCGTATAATAAGTCAAACTCTAGTAATAAATTGATATCTCCTACATATATTATGCATGTAATAAATTAGAATGTTAATGTCGTGTAGTTGAGTGGCTAAAATGGTATGTCATCTATTGTTATAATCAAGCATGATTTTAATTCAAATCCGGCCTCCAAAATAGATGAATCGATCTGAGTGCAAGTTAGAATGTCATGTAATTGAATCTCTCTCATCTATGTAATAGTTGGAAAAGTTATTTATTAATTTGCTTCGTTAAGTATAATTTAATTAGAATTTGAAATATGATGTTCGAGCGTTACAACATGTGCGATATGAATAAATGTTGTCTTTACTCAATATCCGAATAAATATCCGTGCCCGACATGATCCGCATCTGGTTCCCTCCGTATTCGATACACATCTATTCGTATTCGTAACCAAAGCAATTCGAATCCGTATTTGTATCCGAGACTATCCGTGTTCGAATCCGAATTCGATAGAAAATGTGAAAACAAATACAATATCGAcaatatccgtccgtatccgatccaTTTACATCCCTAATCGAAGCGGTTcttaatttaaaaataaaaatatcgaAGCGATGGGTTAGAATCCATCCGCCCCAATTCCGAACGGATTCAGATTGGGTGACTTGCGGTAGGCAAGTCACAACGTGACTGGCGGGTCGATCTGGGATCTCTATGATGTATCCAACGGCCGAGGAAAGAGAAAGGCaaactttgattttttttcaccgCTAAACATTCATTCCCAGTTCGTTTTGGGCCAAACGCTCGAGTTCGAGGATGACGGCGAGGCGCCGCACCCGGCCGCCGCACCCGGCCGCCGCGACGCGCCGACGCCGCTAGGGAGGCCGGCCCCGCGTCGAACCCAggcgccgccacgccgcacTCGGCTGCCGCCGCACCTTGAGGGAGGCGGCCCCGCGCCGCACCCGGCAGCCGCCGCGCTGCACTGGGAGAAGGGCGCCATCCGAGTTATATTCGCGAGGCAGCTCCGGCAGGGCGCTGGTGTGATGTCCGGCGTGCACTGCGCCAGCACGTAAATCGCGGGGATGCCCTCGCCTGGCGTCTCCTGGCCCGTGGCGAATCGCCTGGTCGGGTCCGCTGTCGCGCTGAggagcgcggccacggcggcgttgAATGCCGCGGCTGGCGCGCTCACGTTCTCCGTCTTGAGGAGGTACATCTCGTCGTTATCGTCGGCGACGGTGAGGAAGTCCCGGCTGGAGAAGCAGAGGTAGCAGAGGTCGTAGTAGATGGCCACCTCCCTGCTGTTGGCGCACACCTGCTGCGCGTCCTGGAACGCGACCGCGAGGCACGCGGCGCAGTTGGGGGCGCTCGCGTCGCCGCGGCAGAGCACGTGGGCGTAGACCGCATCCGGAGCGGCGCCGACCTCGGCAGCGGCGAAGAGagacgcggaggaggaggcgttcCGGGGAGGACGGCGGAGGCCAGCTCGAGGTTGGAATGGTACGTGACTACGTGTTGTTCTGCTCGaaggcgccgccgtccccacaGTGCGTCCACGGTAGctgggcagcggcgggcggtgcgacgaggaaggagaggaggagggtaAAGACGATGCTGGAGGAGGAACGACGGAGCGAGCAGCGGTGCACGGGCATGGCGGCAAGCCCGTGAGGTGACGGCCCTTCTCCCAGCTCGCGGCTGCTCTCCTCCCTCGCGCCGGCGAACCagtgcagcgcggcggcggtcgggtgCGGCATGGGGCCGCCTCCCTCAAGGCGGCGTCGGCGCGTTGCGGCGGCCAGGTGCGGCGCCTCGCCGTCCTCCTCGAATCCGTTTGGGGCAAAACGAGCTCGGATGAATGTTTAgcagtgaaaaaaaaatcataacttgCCTTCCTCTTTTCTCAGCCGTTGGATACATCATGGAGGTCCCAGATCGGCCCGCCAATCACGCTGTGACTTGTCTACCGCAagtcacccaatccggatcggAACAAATCCTCTGCAGTAACTGTTGGAGGACTCAGCCGCTGTCACCCGGGCCAGTTGATCACCCGTGCCACACGGCAGTGGTCGAGTCTCTCTGCAGTTACTCAGAGGAGACTCATCCATCTGGATCCATTCCGAACCTCCCTCTCGAGTCCCAACCGGCGCCGCGTCTCCCTCCGTCGAGTCCCCGACATGGGAAGCAAGAAGAAATCGAAGCCGAGCAGGAGCAAGAAGAAGGCCAGAACCAGCGCCGACCAGGCCCTAGCCCTAGACTACGTCCGCGCCTGGGCGcagcccgcgccgccacctccagaACCCTCGGCGGCCGATGCTGACGCTGACGACTTCCTGCCTGCCCCGGgtgcgcgcagcggcggcgacgtgcTGTTTGAGCTCCACTCCCACTCAAATCACAGCGACGGGTTCCTCTCCCCTTCCGCGCTCGTCGAGCGCGCCCACCGCAACGGGGTAAGCGAATAAGCCCTCTACGACCACTTGTCCGTTTGCCCGCTAGGTGTTTGGGGAAATGCTCGTGAGGTTTGTTTCGGCGGCATTGTGCTGTTCTACGTCGGATTCGAGCTCGATTGCCTCATCGTGTGCGTACGCTTTACATTTTGAACTTGCACACGTATTATACCTGCCAATGTGCGTAGTTGTGTAGAAATAAGTAGCATCCTTGTAGGGCTGTTCCCCTGTCGTAGTACCTGGAAGTGCTGCACTGGTGACTGCTTTATCAAACTGGGAAGCAGTTTCCTTGTATGTTTTAACTCTGCTCCAGTGATCGGTTTGTTTGAATTGAATGAAGCTGTCATTTTCTGACACGCATTGGGTAGTTCAGGGAGCTGTCATCTTTGGACACGCATTAGGTAGTTCAGACAGTGCATTGCTTAGCAAAGTGCTGCTAAAAAAATGATTGATATGCATTGGTGTCTATTTCCCCAAGAATTTGTGCATTATATACCATGACCTATTAACCTACCTCCTAgagttttggtatggttgtgcTGACTAAATGTTATATATTGATGGCTGCACATTGTAAATCTTGAATAATGAAATATGAGTGACTAAACTGTATATGTTTGTGGTGTAGGTCAAAGTTCTTGCCCTAACAGATCATGACACCATGGCTGGCATACCGGAAGCTGTTTCAGCAGCTTCCAAATTCGGCATGAGAATAATTCCTGGAGTTGAAATCAGTGCGCTATATAATCCAAGGTAAGTGCCTTTTAGCTTTTACTGAAAATACATTTTCTATTATGCTTGGAATAAAAATTATTCATATCATGCAATTTAATATAATGTATCAATCATATTCTCGTTGCACATTCTCGTCGACAGATCTGCAATATTGTTTTAACGGTCCATTGCCTTTCTAATAAAATGCTACTGGAAACAGCATTTAAGCAGTTTTACTATGACCGCGGATGTTTCATATGATGATCCACATTATGAATTTCATTGTCTATAAGGGAAGTTGCTGGTGCTGGTGAGCCTGTCCATATCCTTGCATACTATGGTACGTGCGGTCCATCAAGGCCTGATGAGTTGTACAGCATGCTATTGAACATTAGAGATGGGAGATACTTACGTGCAAAGAATATGCTGGCAAAATTAAATAGACTCAAGGTGCCAATAAAGTGGGAGCATTTAACTAAAATTGCTGGTGAGGGAGTGGCACCTGGTCGATTGCATGTAGCAAGGGCTATGGTTGAAGCAGGTTATGTAGAGAATGTAAGGCAAGCATTCAACAAGTACCTTGCTGATGATGGCCCCGCATATGCCAGGTTAACGCTTCATCCCAAATCTGCATGTCCTATGTTGAGAAAGATTTTTCCGTCAATAACAAGACCTGTGTTTTTTGCAGAGGAAGTGAACCATTTGCTGAGACCGTTGCGCAGTTAATTAGTCGTACTGGGGGTATATCTGCACTTGCTCATCCTTGGTCATTGAAGAACCCGGATGCAATAATCAGGTCTTTAAAAGGTGCTGGCCTTAATGGTATGGAGATCTACAGAAGTGATGGAAAGGTTGATGGTATGTCTTTAACACTTCATTTGTGGTAACTTGGGATAGGATGAAGGACTCCTCATGCACTAAAATTTATTTGTCAGCAGATGTTGGGGGGTATTTTGGTCATTTCTCAGTATGATATTTTTTGTACAGGATTTAGTGAATTAGCTGAGAAGTATGGACTGCTGAAACTCGGAGGTTCAGATTTTCATGGAAGAGGCAGGAAAGATGAATCTGACATTGGCACGGTCAAGCTTGCTATTACTACTTTGTGCTGCTTCCTGAAGATGGCTAGGCCTATCTGGTCTGCTGCTATGAAGGACATCCTTCTTAAGTTTGCAGAGGATCCATCTTCTGCAAATCTACGAAACATTCTCAAGTTTGGACGACTTACCAATGTTGATGGTTTTTCTCCAATAAGTGCTGGTATTGATGTTGTTAATTTCTGCCTATCTTCATGGTCA from Panicum virgatum strain AP13 chromosome 9K, P.virgatum_v5, whole genome shotgun sequence encodes:
- the LOC120647021 gene encoding serine carboxypeptidase II-3-like, which encodes MAATNAMALRLSVAIVISVLSRQALAAGEGSKEADRIPLLPGQPSGAVLQQYSGYISLNDTYGKSLFYYFVEADADAAKKPLVLWLNGGPGCSSFGIGAFQEIGPFRVDTDGKTLCKNKYTWNSAANVLYLESPVGVGFSYAADTGVYKVMGDNMTASDSLQFLLRWLDRFPEYKGRDFFIVGESYAGHYIPELATAIQVARITRPAETPINLKGISIGNAILEFAAEQSTLYEYLWQHAFLSDTGHTLIAQSCKGIDDNSPLCSGAKDTAYNQLGNIDVYNLYAGTCHDKKVKPVGSNCMDLADPCAQYYVDAYLNQPEVQRLIHANTGLNYSWTRCRGSNYNLFKFGDSPYRSMLPYLKAIVNSGIRVWIFSGDLDAMVPVTATKQSMHKLGLPVVADWRPWSTDGLEVT
- the LOC120647020 gene encoding 5'-3' exoribonuclease-like translates to MGSKKKSKPSRSKKKARTSADQALALDYVRAWAQPAPPPPEPSAADADADDFLPAPGARSGGDVLFELHSHSNHSDGFLSPSALVERAHRNGVKVLALTDHDTMAGIPEAVSAASKFGMRIIPGVEISALYNPREVAGAGEPVHILAYYGTCGPSRPDELYSMLLNIRDGRYLRAKNMLAKLNRLKVPIKWEHLTKIAGEGVAPGRLHVARAMVEAGYVENVRQAFNKYLADDGPAYARGSEPFAETVAQLISRTGGISALAHPWSLKNPDAIIRSLKGAGLNGMEIYRSDGKVDGFSELAEKYGLLKLGGSDFHGRGRKDESDIGTVKLAITTLCCFLKMARPIWSAAMKDILLKFAEDPSSANLRNILKFGRLTNVDGFSPISAGIDVVNFCLSSWSSNDELEDVELEEVRLKLAHYATER